The following coding sequences are from one Salvia hispanica cultivar TCC Black 2014 chromosome 3, UniMelb_Shisp_WGS_1.0, whole genome shotgun sequence window:
- the LOC125214139 gene encoding uncharacterized protein LOC125214139 isoform X2 — translation MQQSGQLELSLKCQLISNHISKITDLLVPDAMQRYEKDLHCDDDKRNMDPVPSLPYGVPVIGVDAMIRSNSTLEDFCRSYFVFHKMDANQPQSIFKNLPMLSFTESYIYQLDDLNEKLVQIPMGEDPTPTGFEDDEPNPCAKSGHAFKRNPFQPLFSVLERHGLLTERIQEELRYGEEYWHLERKLCCAVARNKEISIEDVTRAIHLKSFDYRVLNLLLYQLRGEKVNELHMEFLSISELLVEIADDLFDYEDDVAENSFNILRMFVNCYGASAAPIMLAKFISVAEEKYDRLFKALDEELSVKYRERCEEATREGGKTCGPSLGTWHIPPVIGNEAEYRRRVVSSKAP, via the exons ATGCAACAAAGTGGTCAGCTTGAGCTCTCATTGAAGTGCCAATTGATTTCTAATCACATTTCAAAG ATAACGGATTTACTCGTCCCTGATGCAATGCAACGCTATGAAAAAG ATCTTCATTGTGATGatgataaaagaaatatggatCCTGTGCCGAGCCTCCCTTATGGTGTTCCTGTAATTGGGGTAGATGCAATGATACGTTCTAATTCAACTCTTGAGGATTTT TGCCGATCATATTTTGTGTTTCACAAAATGGACGCAAACCAGCCACAATCTATTTTCAAGAATCTACCTATGCTTTCGTTCACAGAAAGTTATATTTATCAG TTGGACGACTTAAATGAGAAACTCGTACAGATCCCAATGGGTGAAGATCCAACTCCTACAGGCTTTGAG GACGATGAGCCAAACCCATGTGCAAAATCTGGACATGCGTTCAAAAGGAATCCATTTCAACCACTCTTTAGTGTACTAGAACGCCATGGGCTTCTGACAGAAAG GATTCAAGAAGAGTTGAGATATGGTGAAGAATATTGGCATCTGGAAAGAAAACTTTGCTGTGCAGTGGCGAGAAACAAGGAG ATATCAATTGAGGATGTGACGAGGGCCATTCATCTGAAATCCTTCGATTATCGGGTGCTGAACCTTCTGTTATATCAACTAAGAGGAGAAAAG GTAAACGAACTGCATATGGAATTTCTCTCAATCTCAGAGTTGCTTGTTGAAATAGCTGATGATCT GTTTGATTATGAG GACGACGTTGCAGAGAATAGTTTCAACATTTTGCGCATGTTTGTAAACTGTTACGGGGCTTCTGCAGCGCCAATCATGCTG GCAAAATTCATATCTGTAGCAGAAGAAAAGTATGATCGCTTATTTAAAGCATTAGATGAAGAACTGTCAGTGAAGTACCGTGAAAGATGTGAAGAAGCTACAAGAGAAG GTGGGAAGACATGTGGCCCTTCTCTTGGAACATGGCACATTCCACCAGTTATTGGAAATGAAGCAGAATACCGGAGACGGGTGGTTTCATCTAAAGCTCCATAA
- the LOC125211294 gene encoding uncharacterized protein LOC125211294 codes for MALTLHTIFTSNNPTQFQSPQTHFSNFPKFTFPPPNSRSHFPNQNISTRLFAAARITDSFQEPSQQQQPNADGLDALLSLVEFVSLSSSAAVCVYAAVRCGLQMGPGLGTRVLAWQCVVLVTGLAAGAAIRRRQWRRTCGVGVSAGPANLLERVEKLEEDSRAVATIVQALARRLEKLGIRFRLNRKALKEPIAETALLVQKNSQATQALAAESDVLEKELGEIQKVLLSMQEQQQKQLELILAIGKAGKLWDSAKRVKTQDPKAPEAPINQIETMVWQKESNNDIP; via the exons ATGGCGCTCACACTTCACACCATCTTCACAAGCAATAATCCCACCCAATTCCAATCCCCCCAAACCCATTTCTCCAATTTCCCCAAATTCACATTTCCGCCCCCAAATTCGAGGTCCCATTTCCCCAATCAAAACATCTCCACCCGCCTTTTCGCCGCCGCAAGAATCACCGATTCATTCCAAGAACCCTCACAGCAGCAGCAACCCAACGCCGACGGCCTCGACGCCCTTCTCTCCCTCGTAGAGTTCGTCAGCCTCTCATCCTCCGCAGCTGTTTGCGTTTATGCCGCAGTCAGATGCGGGCTGCAGATGGGCCCCGGTTTGGGGACCAGGGTTTTGGCGTGGCAGTGTGTGGTTCTCGTGACTGGATTGGCTGCCGGGGCGGCGATACGGCGCCGCCAGTGGAGGAGGACTTGCGGCGTTGGGGTCTCCGCAGGGCCGGCTAATTTGCTGGAGAGGGTGGAGAAATTGGAAGAGGATTCGCGCGCCGTCGCCACAATCGTTCAGGCTCTGGCGAGGCGGCTCGAGAAGCTCGGGATTCGCTTCCGGCTCAATCGGAAAGCTCTCAAGGAGCCCATTGCTGAG ACAGCATTGTTGGTCCAGAAAAACTCCCAGGCCACCCAAGCATTGGCTGCAGAAAGTGACGTTTTGGAGAAGGAGCTAGGTGAAATCCAGAAGGTTCTACTTTCTATGCAg GAGCAGCAGCAAAAACAGCTCGAGCTCATTCTTGCAATTGGGAAAGCCGGGAAATTGTGGGACAGCGCCAAACGCGTAAAAACCCAAGATCCGAAAGCACCCGAGGCTCCAATCAACCAGATCGAAACAATGGTGTGGCAGAAAGAAAGCAACAACGACATCCCGTAG
- the LOC125214139 gene encoding uncharacterized protein LOC125214139 isoform X1, translating to MEGLEKLEQLQSNIHLLHSVGVSDPNPDAERFLADFTSFLMQQSGQLELSLKCQLISNHISKITDLLVPDAMQRYEKDLHCDDDKRNMDPVPSLPYGVPVIGVDAMIRSNSTLEDFCRSYFVFHKMDANQPQSIFKNLPMLSFTESYIYQLDDLNEKLVQIPMGEDPTPTGFEDDEPNPCAKSGHAFKRNPFQPLFSVLERHGLLTERIQEELRYGEEYWHLERKLCCAVARNKEISIEDVTRAIHLKSFDYRVLNLLLYQLRGEKVNELHMEFLSISELLVEIADDLFDYEDDVAENSFNILRMFVNCYGASAAPIMLAKFISVAEEKYDRLFKALDEELSVKYRERCEEATREGGKTCGPSLGTWHIPPVIGNEAEYRRRVVSSKAP from the exons ATGGAAGGGTTAGAGAAGCTGGAACAACTTCAGTCGAATATTCATTTGCTTCATTCTGTTGGAGTTTCCGATCCCAATCCCGACGCTGAACGCTTCCTCGCCGATTTCACCTCTTTTCTC ATGCAACAAAGTGGTCAGCTTGAGCTCTCATTGAAGTGCCAATTGATTTCTAATCACATTTCAAAG ATAACGGATTTACTCGTCCCTGATGCAATGCAACGCTATGAAAAAG ATCTTCATTGTGATGatgataaaagaaatatggatCCTGTGCCGAGCCTCCCTTATGGTGTTCCTGTAATTGGGGTAGATGCAATGATACGTTCTAATTCAACTCTTGAGGATTTT TGCCGATCATATTTTGTGTTTCACAAAATGGACGCAAACCAGCCACAATCTATTTTCAAGAATCTACCTATGCTTTCGTTCACAGAAAGTTATATTTATCAG TTGGACGACTTAAATGAGAAACTCGTACAGATCCCAATGGGTGAAGATCCAACTCCTACAGGCTTTGAG GACGATGAGCCAAACCCATGTGCAAAATCTGGACATGCGTTCAAAAGGAATCCATTTCAACCACTCTTTAGTGTACTAGAACGCCATGGGCTTCTGACAGAAAG GATTCAAGAAGAGTTGAGATATGGTGAAGAATATTGGCATCTGGAAAGAAAACTTTGCTGTGCAGTGGCGAGAAACAAGGAG ATATCAATTGAGGATGTGACGAGGGCCATTCATCTGAAATCCTTCGATTATCGGGTGCTGAACCTTCTGTTATATCAACTAAGAGGAGAAAAG GTAAACGAACTGCATATGGAATTTCTCTCAATCTCAGAGTTGCTTGTTGAAATAGCTGATGATCT GTTTGATTATGAG GACGACGTTGCAGAGAATAGTTTCAACATTTTGCGCATGTTTGTAAACTGTTACGGGGCTTCTGCAGCGCCAATCATGCTG GCAAAATTCATATCTGTAGCAGAAGAAAAGTATGATCGCTTATTTAAAGCATTAGATGAAGAACTGTCAGTGAAGTACCGTGAAAGATGTGAAGAAGCTACAAGAGAAG GTGGGAAGACATGTGGCCCTTCTCTTGGAACATGGCACATTCCACCAGTTATTGGAAATGAAGCAGAATACCGGAGACGGGTGGTTTCATCTAAAGCTCCATAA
- the LOC125214140 gene encoding F-box protein FBW2-like, protein MEEGEDSRKWDELLPDALGLIFKNLSLYEVLTVVPRVCKSWGRAATGPYCWQEIDIEEWSRNRKPEVVDGMLRLLIARSCGSLRKLTVSGLSLDKTLLFIADHGQSLRSLRLPRSEIHDAVVGKAAAMMCGLTFVDLSYCISVGAEGLEALGKNCKSLSSLRRIMHPLEVIEKLSQDDEALAIASTMPKLKNLEIAYLLVDTASIVEILSNCKHLELLDVRGCWNVKLDEKFVKMFPKLKVVGPLVVDCYDMNGWDNCSDYSGSSGYLAWDFVAGDDDIDDDDEEYGDMLDDLWGDENLMDDVEMWFYDDVHAVDAGYDWPQSP, encoded by the exons ATGGAGGAAGGTGAGGATTCAAGAAAATGGGATGAATTACTACCTGATGCATTAGGCCTAATATTCAAGAATCTTTCACTATATGAGGTTCTAACCGTTGTTCCAAGAGTTTGCAAATCGTGGGGACGAGCAGCCACGGGGCCTTACTGTTGGCAAGAGATCGACATTGAGGAATGGAGTCGAAACAGGAAGCCGGAGGTCGTGGATGGAATGCTCCGATTGCTGATAGCAAGAAGCTGTGGCTCTCTCCGAAAGCTCACCGTCTCTGGCCTCTCCTTGGACAAAACCCTCTTGTTCATAGCAGATCA TGGTCAATCTCTGCGGAGTTTGAGACTGCCGAGAAGCGAAATACACGACGCAGTAGTGGGGAAGGCTGCTGCAATGATGTGTGGTCTCACATTTGTGGATTTGAGCTACTGCATTAGTGTTGGAGCTGAAGGTCTTGAGGCATTAGGGAAGAACTGCAAGTCTCTGAGCAGCTTGAGGCGGATAATGCACCCATTGGAGGTGATCGAGAAGCTCTCCCAAGACGATGAGGCCCTGGCTATTGCTTCCACGATGCCCAAGCTCAAGAATCTCGAGATTGCATACTTGCTCGTGGACACAGCCAGTATCGTCGAAATTCTCAGCAACTGCAAGCACCTCGAGCTGCTGGACGTGCGCGGATGCTGGAACGTGAAGCTGGACGAGAAGTTTGTGAAGATGTTCCCCAAGTTGAAGGTGGTTGGGCCCCTCGTGGTAGACTGCTACGACATGAACGGATGGGACAACTGCTCGGACTACTCGGGCTCGTCCGGGTACCTGGCGTGGGACTTTGTGGCCGGCGATGACGACATTGATGACGATGACGAGGAGTATGGTGACATGCTTGATGACCTGTGGGGGGATGAGAACCTGATGGACGATGTCGAGATGTGGTTCTACGACGACGTGCACGCGGTGGATGCTGGCTACGATTGGCCACAGTCGCCTTGA
- the LOC125210485 gene encoding uncharacterized protein LOC125210485: protein MQPPERQPVVAEQIRRNRVDVMGLVETKMQRPNVEAFMASLHSPETRQSLWDSIVDFALQGLPYLVSGDFNAVIHVDERRGIQKPENRKMDGPIQACAILGLQDVASTGCAFTWKNGHVFSKIDRAMVNQEWLDAGYIANTKFLPSGFQTDHSPVVTKIYADIRASPKPFKFFNYWMDHDEFERTLKENWRIQVVGSRQFALFQREESNRLILPITNEEIKSVLFAIKDDKAPGSDGYSSAFFKKNWATLGLDIIEAVSEFFESGHLLKSFNTTAIALIPKTVSNPQAQSAFVPGRNIIDNIHLVTELMRRYDRARTVPRCIVKIDLRKAYDTICWDFLEDVLLGPNFHPIFVERVMECVTSPTYSIMINGSPHGFIPGKRGLRGVGFNFHPGCARLRITHLAFANDLMLFGRGDNYSMQVLADSPGEFSACSGLEVNQGKSNLFLAGTMMEATKAHIINIFGYTVVHLPVKYLGIPLASRMLKTADYSSLIEKMSSTVKKWNGKSLTYAGRLELIKSCLQGVESYWLQAFPILDNVTSRIVTIARQFLWGSKHAKVAWKDICLPKNEGGLGIRDLSTWNTTLHAKILWNIHAKANTLWIKWIHSEIIKDADFWDWQPRIKEDSTLIKHVFSIRDSMIARSSREEVQSLLNQWGATADTKAAYEWFRPKEEQHFWEKYIWHDSIPPKYSFIGWLALRGRLTTRDRITWEDVDATCGLCSREDESANHLFFKCRESWKVWDNIREWIGLRRRPTTIKSAIKWLMRDRRPSRIVHMAGRIALAATIYIIWLACNATIIGKRFDSVRVLFQIKKAVYSILYAKFPHDQVIQHVPDLT, encoded by the exons ATGCAGCCACCGGAACGCCAACCAGTTGTTGCAGAGCAGATTAGGAGGAATCGTGTGGATGTCATGGGTCTTGTTGAGACAAAGATGCAAAGGCCCAACGTGGAAGCTTTCATGGCCAG TTTACACTCACCCGAAACACGACAATCCCTTTGGGACTCGATAGTAGATTTTGCTTTGCAGGGATTGCCATATCTGGTGAGTGGGGACTTTAATGCAGTGATACACGTAGATGAGCGACGTGGAATTCAGAAACCAGAAAACCGCAAGATGGATGGGCCGATACAAGCCTGTGCCATTTTGGGTTTGCAAGATGTGGCCTCTACGGGCTGCGCCTTCACGTGGAAGAATGGTCATGTCTTTAGCAAGATTGACCGCGCTATGGTGAACCAGGAGTGGCTTGACGCGGGATACATTGCGAACACAAAGTTCCTTCCGTCAGGCTTCCAGACGGACCATTCTCCTGTTGTAACAAAAATCTATGCGGATATCCGGGCTTCACCAAAACCCTTCAAGTTCTTCAATTATTGGATGGATCATGATGAATTTGAGAGGACCCTTAAGGAGAATTGGAGGATCCAAGTTGTTGGCTCTAGACAATTTGCCCTTTTTCAAAGGG AAGAGTCAAACAGACTAATCTTGCCGATCACTAATGAGGAAATCAAGAGTGTTCTTTTTGCTATCAAGGATGATAAGGCGCCTGGGTCGGATGGCTACTCCTCTGCCTTCTTCAAAAAGAATTGGGCAACGCTAGGTTTGGATATCATTGAGGCTGTCTCGGAATTCTTCGAATCTGGACACCTACTAAAGAGCTTCAACACCACGGCGATAGCCCTCATCCCGAAGACGGTAAGTAACCCTCAG GCACAATCTGCTTTTGTCCCGGGACGCAACATCATAGATAACATCCACCTAGTCACGGAACTTATGAGGAGATATGATAGAGCTAGGACTGTCCCGCGATGCATAGTGAAGATCGACTTAAGGAAGGCCTACGACACCATCTGCTGGGACTTCCTAGAGGATGTCCTTCTAGGCCCAAATTTCCACCCCATTTTTGTGGAACGGGTCATGGAATGTGTGACTTCACCAACCTATTCGATAATGATCAATGGCAGTCCGCATGGGTTTATTCCAGGTAAACGGGGGCTAAG GGGGGTGGGGTTTAACTTCCACCCGGGCTGTGCTAGGCTTCGCATTACTCACCTCGCTTTTGCAAATGACCTTATGCTTTTTGGAAGAGGGGATAACTACTCAATGCAGGTGTTGGCCGACTCACCTGGGGAGTTCTCGGCGTGCTCGGGGCTTGAGGTCAACCAGGGCAAATCTAATCTTTTCCTTGCAGGGACGATGATGGAAGCAACTAAGGCACATATCATCAACATCTTTGGCTACACGGTCGTGCATCTTCCAGTCAAATACCTTGGTATCCCACTGGCGTCGCGAATGCTCAAAACGGCGGATTATTCCAGCCTAATTGAGAAGATGTCGTCCACAGTGAAAAAGTGGAATGGTAAGTCCCTCACTTATGCGGGTAGGTTGGAACTAATCAAATCTTGCTTGCAGGGGGTCGAGTCTTACTGGCTCCAAGCGTTCCCGATTCTTGATAACGTTACATCACGGATTGTCACGATCGCACGACAATTCTTGTGGGGATCCAAGCATGCGAAGGTCGCTTGGAAAGACATCTGCTTACCTAAGAATGAGGGTGGCCTGGGAATCAGAGATCTTAGTACTTGGAATACAACCCTCCATGCGAAAATCTTATGGAACATCCATGCCAAGGCGAATACTCTATGGATCAAATGGATCCATAGTGAAATAATCAAGGATGCGGATTTCTGGGATTGGCAACCGAGAATTAAAGAAGACTCAACCCTTATCAAACATGTCTTTTCCATTAGAGATTCTATGATCGCGAGGAGCTCAAGAGAAGAGGTGCAATCCCTCTTGAATCAATGGGGTGCCACGGCAGACACCAAGGCCGCTTATGAGTGGTTCCGGCCGAAGGAGGAACAACATTTCTGGGAAAAATATATCTGGCATGATAGCATACCGCCTAAATACTCGTTCATTGGATGGCTTGCCTTGCGCGGCAGGCTGACAACCCGAGACCGAATCACTTGGGAAGATGTTGACGCTACATGTGGTCTTTGCTCCAGGGAAGATGAAAGTGCAAACCACTTGTTCTTTAAATGCCGAGAAAGCTGGAAAGTGTGGGACAATATTCGGGAATGGATTGGACTTAGGAGACGCCCCACTACTATCAAGAGCGCAATCAAATGGCTTATGAGGGACAGACGGCCATCACGGATAGTGCACATGGCCGGGAGAATTGCGCTTGCGGCCACTATTTACATCATTTGGCTTGCATGTAATGCCACAATCATAGGAAAGAGGTTTGATAGCGTCCGAGTTTTATTCCAGATCAAGAAAGCGGTTTATAGCATCCTCTATGCTAAATTCCCTCACGATCAAGTTATCCAACATGTTCCTGATCTTACTTGA